The nucleotide sequence TATCACCATACCACGATTCCTAAGAAGAAGGGAAACTATCAAATAGGGGCCTTTACACTGAGCTCGTTGCTTCGTCACTTGACAGTTTTAcgtacattttgtttttgtacctaATCCCTTCTACACCTTATAGAGATTACTCTGTTAAACCAGAAATGTTAGGTGAATGGTAtcggcaaatcagctgatttgtttttttttctttcgccgcgtcaatgtggctgtcagcccagaatgaatcAATACGAATTAAtcatttgttttctactttgctttAAGCCTTTTCTTTTCGCCACTTTCCCGCTTGCTATCTCtctcgattaacttgacgaaaaatttgcatgcgaaagcaacatcAAAGTTATCCAGTAGGACTCGCtgctatagctcattagactGGTATTACTCATTGtcatacaaacacatgtaaattaaggcagctctattcccCCGCtgccaatatatgtatgttcatttataccagttgcttcatttcgCCACTTGCCGGTAGATGGTAAAATAACAGTCACCTGTTTGACAATTGACCTTTAATGGTTAGACgcgaaattttagtttaaaatttaaaaatgtaaaagacaAGAAAagccaataaataatttttatgttcaaAATTCTGGGGGATTGAATAGAAATTATATACTGTTAGGTGAATTTTATGCGATTAATTGAGACATACAAATTTACTTACCTTCAATTAAAGTAATTTGCTCTGCAGCACTTTTCATtaattgattaatatttttttctttctccttACATATCCGCATTTTTAGTTCTTACTTGaatgtatataataaaattgttataaatCAATTGATGCACGTGAGCATTAGGAAAATgaggagaaaaataaaaacagccaagccaaggcgaattgagtactccattaaaaaacagtttttttcgaacaaaatcaagaaaagtaggaaaaattacatgtttgtgaaaattcagtgaatggcagCGAAGTGCCGCCAATAGCATTTTGTTAGCGATTTTATGCGTAAGACGCCATGGCaggaaagtatgtgtgtgtataatttcgACTACTCTTCCGAGTAAACcagtaattccccttccttttgcttgtttattcatgggctcttacgacacggcgaattcggaaggcgtaaactgtttctctatcattcttgggctCTGACGGCAAGGCGAATTCGGATgacgcaatcttgtattctatcaccCTTGTAACTAACAcacatttgtatttgtatgcttgggactctaaaaatatttatgtcgcTCGGTAACTCTATTAAAATCTGTTTTCTGTTTTAGTGCATCCCTGCGCTCAAGTTCCATGAATCGGCCAGTCAGCTAATCTTTTTAGAAAAGTAGATAAAGTTTTGGTTATTTTTCGGAACACATATTTGTGGTTGGGAGAATTAAAGTGGtcagtaaataagtaaataaaatgaaatgaaatttattattgcTGATAAAAGTAGCTTCAAACACCCTCTtggtatgaaaatataaaatgtgaGGGTGGTAAAGTTCTCTGTTGCTTGGATTCCCCCGCCTTTGATGTAAGCATATTTAATCGCCTTTCTTTTGTTGTGTCGTTGCAGCaaatttcattgcaaaattGACGTAGGTACCTCCACATACTAAAAAATTGACGTGAATTGTGCATTCTGCCTGATCTTGAGTAGATTATTTGGAGTAACCTAAGCCGAAACAAACATACAGTTAAGTGAACAACAAACAAAGCAGTAGTAAATAAAATCAGTTCAGATCAAACATGAAATCATCGCTGCGAGGATTCCTTTTGTGCTACCTTTTGGCAGGGCTTTTTTCGTCGGGTTGTTGTCAAGGTACGTCATGCATAGATTTTTATACAtagtatgcatttttataatatatatttatgaaactgaatattcaaaaaaattttaaacacgaTCGTGTGCTAATAATATTACTCAGTAGTACaagtaatataattaatatagaaCAGAGTCAATAAAATAGGTCTTATGCTACATATATCACAGATAtcaatgaaaaacaaacaaaagtctCAGGTATGTGTTTAcgcaggaaaaaaatttaggaatGATACGTACTTATGAAGACCCATTGGAGAAAAAGCTTATACTTGTAAAGAGAGAAGAAAGGAAGCTTCGGGATTTACGGTTGATTATTCAGAGCTGgttgaataatttaatttaataatgtaGAAACTGAAGGGTTGGTATTTtatctcttttttttcttcGCTTGTTGTGCGTCAATGAGTGCACCAATTTGAACATTCAGTTCAAATCATTTGTGTTTATTGAGTGCATGATTACATACAGAGATTATATTGGGTCTAGAATAAAGTTAATAaggggaaaagaaaaaataacaataggAATACACATATTCAATTAAACTCTTAAATGACTGCCTCttgaaagaaaaatcaatatttaacatttttgaggATCTATTAAATTCAGTAAGAGCCGCTCGTCGTATCGAAGATTGACCTCAATAATTAGTTTTAGAAGTATTATAAAACAGTGAAAAGAAGCGTTAGATTGTGTCAGGTACATTGAAATCGATATGCTCAAGTAGTTCCGGGGCATCCAATGAATACATTGTTTACATTCGAGGGAATTTAAATCTAAAAGTTTATAAAGAGCTGTATAGGATGAAATAGGTCCTGAAAACGAAGCGGCTGGAGGACAAACCGCATAAATTTGCGCTAGACGCGTTCTATATAAAGTTCTTGgcaattataaaatggataccACTCTGCTTTAACTTTGAACGGACAAGGGAGATAAAGAATTTTGAGGTCTTTCGCATGCCAAATCATTTACGGAGGAGAGCTCTTCATATAAAATATgacagtttgaaaaattttagatgGTTTAGCAAAGGTCACCTGGAAACATTTTCTGGCTCTATACTTCGAGAATAAAATCTTCTGTAataaacaagaaacaaacactCGAATTGATTTTACGTAACCTTGTCAGATCATCGGCATATATGAAATAATCAGAACTattattgatgttgttgttgtagaagcaATACTATTGATTGATCATTGGCTACGCCTCAAAACAACACAATCTTAAGCAGGGTTTACCTATATTTTAAGGGCTGCCACATTCTTGCAGAAATTGTGAAgtcattaaaaagtttgattaGTGTTTTAGAGTTGAGGAGTGTGCTGCTGCCACTAAATAAATGTTTGCATTAAAGTATTGTAACagcttaaatattattttttatattaattcatatgggtatgtatacaaatatatttatttatcattttaaaacattttcagcAAATGTTGCCAATAAATCAACGGAAGAGATTAAAGAGATTGTATCGAAAAATGTTGTCCCGACCAACAGCGGTACAGAGAGCGCAACAACTTTGAGCGAAGCAACTACAACAGAGGTACCGGCAAACATAAAAACTTCAGCGAccccaaatcaaaatattacgACGCACGCAACACCAGCACCTGATCAAAATATAACATCtacttctacaacaacaaccgaaCCACCTACCAATACAACTACAACTTTACCTACTACTACAATTCTTCCTAACATTACCACTACAATTCTACCTAACATTACCACTACCACCCCGGCATCGAATACTACTACTCCAACAACCAGCAGCACTAGCTCCACCACAACAACCCCTGTCCCGGACAACAGCACAACTACAACTACCACCACAACGGCTGCACCGCCAACCCCCCGGCCACCATGTAATCACTTTGATTTTCCTTCCTTCATTGGGGGCATTGTATTGACTCTGGGCATTTTGGCCATTAGTTTGGTCGCCTACAAATTCTACAAGGCACGCAATGAGCGCAACTACCACACCCTTTGAGCCGccactgcgtttacgtcggcaTTCAATGCAGCAGCCGACACAGCGCCGTCCAACTCAAACATAGACGTAGAACGTGTCCGTTTCGTACAGCCCTCGTTTCCGTTACGATCACCACCCCCACCCCCTCCATCGGCAGAGTCCGCCGGCGCAGCTCCACCTTCGTCACCATCCATTCGACAACGGTTGCTGCAaacataattattaaaaactgaTAATATTCAGATGCAATTAAAGTAAACTATGAATACCTATATAATGTATTGCAATTTCTTTCCTTTCCTAATAACAagctgtgtatgtatatatatgcaatagCAGTAATTAATACCTTTTTCTGCACTCTATGTAAAACCAAACTACAAACGCGTAGTTAGACGATACTTTAGAACAAACAAATAGATTCTCGTGTTTTCTCTGCTAATGCCCTAAAGATAGTATATTGAAGGTTGAGAGGAAAAAAATTGCTATATGCTGAAGATTAGCCGATTAACTGCTTGTTTTTACGTGTTAAttgaatataattatttatactatATTTACGGTGCATTATTAAAGACTTTTGactaagaaatacaaaaaacaaaaaaagtttaaataattataacatattTGAGACTGCTTCATTAGAATGATGTCTGATAAAATCTGAATGTTAGCGCTATCGAAAAcgcttcataaaaaatgtctacaaTTCTTTAAACTAACGTAACCATGAGAGCGATAAATATGCAATTCGGTTTCTTAGTGGGTACCGGACTTAttagcgattccatgtcaagagACGCAAGTATTTTGGACTTTGTCTTCAATTCTTCTAaaagtttatttgtaggctgagtatttgaaataaacggaaaaaattttgaaattttctcaatgttgcatattttggtatataataatataaagttAAATATCTTCGGTCCTTTTTaacatttgtataatttttaagataaaatatttagaaataatttttttttgggaacgaaattatgtttttttgttttaaagtttgTTTGTGGCGTTTTTGTGAAACATTGCTActgattttttggttttgttatttatttatagctgAGACTATACTCAGTACATCAGTTTTATAAGGGGATCGCCATAATTTTcgatttatattcaaatacgaaaaatagtgttgttgttcttgtagcagtataaacattccTCACACATATTttggaaatgctgctggagtgacagtccctgGCTGGGAATACATCTGGGTCgtttgacatggaatcgctcttgAAAGATATATATTTTGTCACATTCATAAATAcagtttcctaaaatgaaataaaataatgtattgGCAGTGTTTTGCTTATCACAAAACAcataatttttggtaatttgagTGAGAAGTGTAGATatttgtttgaattaaataaaatcttataaatatttagaagaAAAGCATACATGCATGTCATATTGAATACACATATGGATGTAATATAATGCATTAATTTACTACCACCTGCTTAGATGTATGCAAGTCAACTAATACTTTGTTCATAGGTGCGACAAACACCCGTTtgaatgtatttatttcttattcgcGTATAGTTTACTTTATGGTTTGAATAAATCTCCAAATATAACATGCAATTGCTTTGATTTTCTTGCTATATATTCAGAAAtggatgtttaattttttctgtgTTAAAGTTGGATT is from Anastrepha ludens isolate Willacy chromosome 4, idAnaLude1.1, whole genome shotgun sequence and encodes:
- the LOC128859965 gene encoding integumentary mucin C.1, with the translated sequence MKSSLRGFLLCYLLAGLFSSGCCQANVANKSTEEIKEIVSKNVVPTNSGTESATTLSEATTTEVPANIKTSATPNQNITTHATPAPDQNITSTSTTTTEPPTNTTTTLPTTTILPNITTTILPNITTTTPASNTTTPTTSSTSSTTTTPVPDNSTTTTTTTTAAPPTPRPPCNHFDFPSFIGGIVLTLGILAISLVAYKFYKARNERNYHTL